Proteins from a single region of Segatella copri:
- a CDS encoding ABC transporter ATP-binding protein, whose protein sequence is MKEFLQILRRFVPPYKKYLGLSILFNILSAVLNIFSFAALIPILQILFKVDGGIRVNEYMHWNGDWGSIKEVATNNLYYYIQEFIVVHSASTALLVIGIFLAFMTFLKTGTYFLSSATIIPIRTGIVRDIRNQIYQKINSLSLGFFSEERKGDIIARMSGDVQEVENSIMSSLDMLFKNPILILFYFVTLICISWQLTLFTILFVPPFGWFMGVVGKKLKAHSIEAQALWSDTMSMVEETLGGLRIIKAFCAEEKMNKRFNQVNSSYRDNIMRVNIRQQMAHPMSEFLGTILIVVVLWFGGILVLDYGRIDGPTIIFYLVMLYSIINPLKEFSKASYNIPKGLASMERIDKILQAEVEIKDKENPKHISSFEHQIEFRHVSFAYTDRKSAELVYVLKDINLVIPKGKTVALVGQSGSGKSTMVDLIPRYYDVQEGEVLIDGINVKDLAVHDLRMLIGNVNQEAILFNASFKDNIRFGKTDATDEEIANAAKIANAYEFITKSEHGFDTNIGDRGGRLSGGQRQRVSIARAILKNPPILILDEATSALDTESERLVQDALERLMKTRTTVAVAHRLSTIKHADEICVLHEGRIVERGTHEELIKKEGYYKKLHDMQQV, encoded by the coding sequence ATGAAGGAATTCTTGCAAATTTTACGCCGATTCGTCCCTCCATACAAGAAGTATCTGGGACTGTCAATCCTGTTCAATATCCTGTCTGCGGTATTGAACATCTTTTCGTTTGCAGCCTTGATACCAATCCTGCAAATCCTGTTCAAAGTAGATGGTGGTATCCGTGTCAACGAGTATATGCACTGGAATGGAGATTGGGGTAGCATCAAGGAGGTTGCAACCAATAACCTGTATTATTATATTCAGGAGTTTATTGTTGTCCATAGTGCATCAACAGCCCTTTTGGTCATCGGCATATTCCTAGCCTTCATGACATTCCTCAAGACGGGAACCTATTTTCTCTCGTCAGCCACCATCATACCTATCCGTACAGGTATCGTAAGAGACATCCGCAACCAGATTTACCAGAAGATAAACAGTCTCTCGCTCGGTTTCTTCAGCGAGGAGCGCAAGGGAGATATCATTGCCCGCATGAGCGGTGATGTGCAGGAAGTGGAGAACAGCATCATGTCGTCGCTCGATATGCTCTTCAAGAACCCTATCCTGATTCTCTTCTATTTCGTTACGCTGATCTGCATCAGTTGGCAGCTCACCCTCTTCACCATCCTCTTTGTACCACCTTTCGGCTGGTTCATGGGAGTAGTGGGCAAGAAACTGAAGGCACACAGTATCGAGGCACAGGCACTTTGGAGCGACACGATGAGTATGGTAGAAGAAACCCTAGGCGGCTTGCGCATCATCAAGGCGTTCTGTGCAGAAGAAAAGATGAACAAGCGTTTCAATCAGGTTAACAGCAGCTACCGCGACAACATCATGCGTGTAAATATCCGCCAGCAGATGGCTCACCCGATGAGTGAGTTTCTGGGAACTATCCTCATCGTAGTGGTATTGTGGTTTGGCGGTATCCTGGTTCTGGATTACGGCAGAATCGACGGTCCTACCATCATCTTCTATCTCGTGATGCTCTATAGCATCATCAACCCGCTGAAGGAATTCTCCAAGGCGAGTTACAATATCCCAAAGGGATTGGCAAGTATGGAGCGTATCGACAAGATTCTGCAGGCTGAGGTGGAAATCAAGGACAAGGAGAACCCTAAACATATCAGCAGCTTCGAACATCAGATAGAGTTCCGCCACGTTTCCTTCGCCTATACCGACCGAAAGAGCGCAGAACTGGTATATGTATTAAAGGATATCAATCTCGTGATACCAAAAGGCAAGACTGTTGCACTTGTTGGTCAGAGCGGTAGCGGTAAGAGTACGATGGTAGATTTGATTCCTCGTTACTATGATGTACAGGAAGGCGAGGTGCTGATTGATGGCATTAATGTGAAAGACCTTGCCGTACATGACCTTCGCATGCTGATAGGAAATGTAAACCAGGAGGCTATCCTCTTCAATGCAAGTTTCAAGGACAACATCCGATTCGGCAAGACCGATGCTACGGATGAGGAAATAGCCAATGCAGCTAAGATAGCCAATGCTTACGAGTTCATAACCAAGTCGGAGCATGGTTTCGATACAAATATTGGAGACCGAGGCGGCAGACTCTCTGGCGGCCAGCGCCAGCGTGTCAGCATCGCCCGTGCCATCCTCAAGAATCCTCCTATCCTCATCCTCGATGAGGCAACATCAGCCCTCGATACCGAGAGCGAGCGCCTGGTTCAGGATGCCTTGGAGAGATTGATGAAGACCCGTACCACCGTAGCTGTGGCCCACCGACTGAGTACCATCAAACATGCAGACGAAATCTGCGTATTGCATGAGGGAAGGATTGTGGAGCGCGGTACTCATGAGGAGCTGATAAAAAAAGAAGGATATTACAAGAAGTTGCATGATATGCAGCAGGTGTAA
- the miaB gene encoding tRNA (N6-isopentenyl adenosine(37)-C2)-methylthiotransferase MiaB, with the protein MKKLFIETYGCQMNVADSEVVASVMQMAGYEICEKEEEADAIFMNTCSIRENAENKIYHRLDTLHAEQKKGRKVILGVLGCMAERVKDDLIQNHYANLVCGPDSYLNLPDMIAQCEMGTNAINIELSKTETYHDIVPQRIGGNRVSGFVSIMRGCNNFCHYCIVPYTRGRERSRDAESILREVRDLQQRGFKEVTLLGQNVNSYGLSPSGKREEGSLSFAELLHMVAKAVPDMRVRFTTSNPEDMTEDILHAIAEEPNLCKHIHFPAQSGSNKILKLMNRKYTREEYLQRIADIKRIIPGCGITTDIFVGYHDETEEDHQETLSLVKEVGFDSAFMFKYSERPGTYAAKHLPDNVSEETKIARLNELIKLQTEVSAEQNKKDEGKVFTILIENFSKRSREQMMGRTEQNKAVVIDKGNHHIGEFVKVRITGSTSATLFGEEVKE; encoded by the coding sequence ATGAAGAAACTATTTATTGAGACTTATGGCTGCCAGATGAACGTGGCAGACAGTGAAGTAGTTGCCTCTGTGATGCAGATGGCTGGCTACGAAATTTGTGAGAAAGAAGAAGAGGCTGATGCCATCTTCATGAACACCTGCAGTATCCGCGAGAATGCTGAGAACAAGATTTATCATCGCCTCGACACCCTGCATGCAGAGCAGAAAAAGGGAAGAAAGGTGATTCTCGGCGTTTTGGGCTGTATGGCAGAGCGCGTGAAGGATGATCTCATCCAGAACCACTATGCCAACCTGGTTTGCGGACCAGACAGCTATCTCAACCTGCCGGATATGATTGCGCAGTGCGAGATGGGTACCAATGCCATCAACATCGAACTCTCTAAGACCGAGACTTACCATGACATCGTACCTCAGCGCATCGGTGGCAACAGAGTGAGCGGTTTCGTAAGCATCATGCGCGGTTGCAACAACTTCTGCCACTACTGCATCGTGCCTTATACCCGTGGACGTGAGCGCAGCCGCGATGCCGAGAGCATCCTGCGTGAGGTTCGCGATTTGCAGCAGCGTGGTTTCAAGGAGGTTACCCTGCTGGGACAGAATGTAAACAGTTATGGTCTCTCGCCATCGGGCAAGCGCGAGGAAGGCAGTCTTTCCTTCGCCGAGCTCCTCCACATGGTAGCCAAGGCTGTACCGGATATGCGAGTACGCTTCACCACCTCTAACCCAGAGGATATGACCGAGGACATTCTCCACGCCATTGCCGAAGAACCAAACCTCTGCAAGCACATCCACTTCCCTGCACAGAGCGGAAGCAACAAGATTCTGAAGCTGATGAACCGCAAATACACCCGTGAGGAGTATCTGCAGCGCATCGCCGACATCAAGCGTATCATTCCAGGCTGCGGCATCACCACCGACATCTTCGTGGGTTATCACGACGAGACCGAGGAAGACCATCAGGAAACCCTCTCGCTGGTGAAGGAAGTAGGATTCGACAGCGCCTTCATGTTCAAGTATTCAGAGCGCCCGGGCACCTATGCCGCCAAGCATCTGCCAGACAACGTTTCTGAGGAAACCAAGATAGCCCGCCTCAACGAACTTATCAAGTTGCAGACCGAGGTGAGTGCCGAGCAGAACAAGAAGGATGAGGGCAAGGTATTCACCATCCTCATCGAGAACTTCAGCAAGCGTAGCCGCGAGCAGATGATGGGCCGAACAGAACAGAACAAGGCGGTTGTCATTGATAAGGGTAACCACCATATCGGAGAGTTCGTGAAGGTTCGCATCACCGGTTCTACCTCTGCTACTCTCTTCGGAGAAGAAGTAAAGGAGTAA
- a CDS encoding phosphatase PAP2 family protein gives MAVNYKLIRSVIKDYFKIDKNPKKGLMTLEWVMLGYMAITIITMLFTYTKLVNPEAMLWGRLRVLVMTIALWAVYRMIPCRITKMVRIIAQMALLAWWYPDTYEINRMFPNLDHIFAGWEQDLFGCQPALLFAKTMPWAAVSELMSMGYFMYYPMIALVTFYYFFCRYYEAERAAFVMLASFFIYYLFYIYVPVVGPTFYFDAVGISEITKGIFPALGDYFNTHTNCLPTPGYTDGIFYQLVEDAKNAGERPTAAFPSSHVGVSTIGMLLVWHTGNRKMLYVMLPFYIFLCLATVYIQAHYLIDAIAGFISAVVIYFALMAVSKGMIEHYTPSSRLRFR, from the coding sequence ATGGCTGTAAATTATAAACTAATAAGAAGCGTGATAAAAGATTATTTCAAGATAGACAAGAACCCGAAGAAGGGACTGATGACACTGGAATGGGTCATGCTGGGATATATGGCAATCACCATTATCACCATGCTCTTTACCTATACCAAACTCGTAAACCCGGAAGCTATGCTCTGGGGACGACTGAGAGTGCTCGTCATGACCATCGCTCTTTGGGCTGTATACCGCATGATACCTTGCCGCATCACCAAGATGGTGCGCATCATTGCCCAGATGGCTTTGCTTGCCTGGTGGTATCCCGACACCTACGAAATCAACCGCATGTTCCCCAACCTCGACCATATCTTTGCAGGTTGGGAGCAGGATCTTTTCGGATGTCAGCCCGCCCTGCTCTTTGCCAAAACCATGCCTTGGGCTGCAGTAAGCGAACTGATGTCGATGGGCTACTTTATGTATTATCCGATGATTGCATTGGTTACATTCTATTATTTCTTCTGCAGATATTATGAGGCTGAAAGAGCTGCATTTGTCATGCTCGCCAGTTTCTTTATCTACTATCTCTTCTACATCTATGTACCGGTAGTGGGCCCGACCTTCTACTTTGATGCAGTAGGAATATCAGAAATAACCAAAGGCATCTTCCCGGCTTTGGGCGATTACTTCAACACCCATACTAACTGCCTGCCGACACCGGGTTACACCGATGGAATCTTCTACCAGCTTGTAGAAGACGCCAAGAACGCCGGCGAGCGTCCTACAGCCGCTTTCCCAAGTTCGCATGTGGGCGTGAGCACCATCGGCATGCTCCTGGTCTGGCATACCGGCAACAGAAAAATGCTATACGTGATGCTGCCATTCTACATCTTCCTGTGTTTGGCTACCGTATATATTCAGGCGCATTATCTCATAGATGCCATCGCCGGTTTCATCTCTGCCGTCGTCATCTATTTTGCATTGATGGCAGTATCGAAGGGAATGATAGAGCACTATACTCCTTCTTCGCGACTGAGATTCAGATAG